A stretch of Bos taurus isolate L1 Dominette 01449 registration number 42190680 breed Hereford chromosome 5, ARS-UCD2.0, whole genome shotgun sequence DNA encodes these proteins:
- the LUM gene encoding lumican precursor, whose translation MNLGVFPLLLALIGGASSTYPDYYEYYDFPQALYGRSSPNCAPECNCPESYPSAMYCDELKLKSVPMVPPGIKYLYLRNNQIDHIDDKAFENVTDLQWLILDHNLLENSKIKGKVFSKLKQLKKLHINYNNLTESVGPLPKSLVDLQLTNNKISKLGSFDGLVNLTFIHLQHNQLKEDAVSAALKGLKSLEYLDLSFNQMTKLPSGLPVSLLTLYLDNNKISNIPDEYFKRFSALQYLRLSHNELADSGVPGNSFNVSSLLELDLSYNKLKSIPTVNENLENYYLEVNELEKFDVKSFCKILGPLSYSKIKHLRLDGNHITQTSLPPDMYECLRVANEITVN comes from the exons ATGAATCTAGGTGTGTTTCCTCTCCTCTTGGCATTAATTGGCGGTGCCAGCAGCACCTATCCTGATTACTATGAGTATTACGATTTCCCCCAAGCACTGTATGGGAGGTCATCACCAAACTGTGCACCAGAATGTAACTGCCCTGAAAGCTATCCATCAGCCATGTACTGCGATGAGCTGAAACTGAAGAGTGTGCCCATGGTGCCTCCTGGAATCAAGTACCTTTACCTTCGGAATAACCAGATTGACCATATTGATGACAAGGCCTTTGAAAACGTAACTGATCTGCAGTGGCTCATTCTCGACCACAACCTTCTAGAAAATTCCAAGATAAAAGGAAAAGTGTTCTCTAAATTGAAGCAATTGAAGAAGCTGCACATAAATTACAACAATCTGACAGAATCTGTGGGCCCACTTCCCAAATCTCTGGTGGACCTGCAGCTCACTAACAACAAGATCTCTAAGCTTGGCTCCTTTGATGGACTGGTTAACCTGACCTTCATCCACCTTCAGCACAATCagctgaaagaggatgctgtttcAGCTGCTTTGAAAGGTCTGAAGTCACTCGAATACCTTGACTTGAGCTTCAATCAGATGACCAAACTACCTTCTGGTCTCCCAGTGTCTCTTCTAACTCTTTACTTAGACAACAACAAGATTAGCAACATCCCTGACGAGTATTTCAAGCGTTTCAGTGCATTGCAGTATCTGCGTTTGTCTCATAATGAACTGGCTGATAGTGGAGTTCCTGGAAATTCTTTTAATGTATCATCTTTGTTGGAGCTGGATCTCTCCTATAATAAGCTGAAAAGCATACCGACAGTCAATGAAAACCTTGAAAACTATTACCTGGAGGTCAATGAACTTGAAA agtttgatGTGAAGAGCTTCTGTAAGATCCTGGGACCCCTATCCTACTCCAAGATCAAACATTTGCGTTTGGATGGCAATCACATCACTCAAACTAGTCTGCCACCTGATATGTACGAATGTCTACGTGTCGCGAATGAGATCACTGTTAATTAA
- the LUM gene encoding lumican isoform X1 — MGELAQSCLTPWTDPSPPRAPQSMEFPRQEYWRFKAFAKMNLGVFPLLLALIGGASSTYPDYYEYYDFPQALYGRSSPNCAPECNCPESYPSAMYCDELKLKSVPMVPPGIKYLYLRNNQIDHIDDKAFENVTDLQWLILDHNLLENSKIKGKVFSKLKQLKKLHINYNNLTESVGPLPKSLVDLQLTNNKISKLGSFDGLVNLTFIHLQHNQLKEDAVSAALKGLKSLEYLDLSFNQMTKLPSGLPVSLLTLYLDNNKISNIPDEYFKRFSALQYLRLSHNELADSGVPGNSFNVSSLLELDLSYNKLKSIPTVNENLENYYLEVNELEKFDVKSFCKILGPLSYSKIKHLRLDGNHITQTSLPPDMYECLRVANEITVN; from the exons ATGGGAGAGT tggctcagtcctgtctgaccccatggacagacccAAGCCCACCAAGagctccccagtccatggaatttccgaggcaagaatactgga gATTCAAAGCATTCGCCAAAATGAATCTAGGTGTGTTTCCTCTCCTCTTGGCATTAATTGGCGGTGCCAGCAGCACCTATCCTGATTACTATGAGTATTACGATTTCCCCCAAGCACTGTATGGGAGGTCATCACCAAACTGTGCACCAGAATGTAACTGCCCTGAAAGCTATCCATCAGCCATGTACTGCGATGAGCTGAAACTGAAGAGTGTGCCCATGGTGCCTCCTGGAATCAAGTACCTTTACCTTCGGAATAACCAGATTGACCATATTGATGACAAGGCCTTTGAAAACGTAACTGATCTGCAGTGGCTCATTCTCGACCACAACCTTCTAGAAAATTCCAAGATAAAAGGAAAAGTGTTCTCTAAATTGAAGCAATTGAAGAAGCTGCACATAAATTACAACAATCTGACAGAATCTGTGGGCCCACTTCCCAAATCTCTGGTGGACCTGCAGCTCACTAACAACAAGATCTCTAAGCTTGGCTCCTTTGATGGACTGGTTAACCTGACCTTCATCCACCTTCAGCACAATCagctgaaagaggatgctgtttcAGCTGCTTTGAAAGGTCTGAAGTCACTCGAATACCTTGACTTGAGCTTCAATCAGATGACCAAACTACCTTCTGGTCTCCCAGTGTCTCTTCTAACTCTTTACTTAGACAACAACAAGATTAGCAACATCCCTGACGAGTATTTCAAGCGTTTCAGTGCATTGCAGTATCTGCGTTTGTCTCATAATGAACTGGCTGATAGTGGAGTTCCTGGAAATTCTTTTAATGTATCATCTTTGTTGGAGCTGGATCTCTCCTATAATAAGCTGAAAAGCATACCGACAGTCAATGAAAACCTTGAAAACTATTACCTGGAGGTCAATGAACTTGAAA agtttgatGTGAAGAGCTTCTGTAAGATCCTGGGACCCCTATCCTACTCCAAGATCAAACATTTGCGTTTGGATGGCAATCACATCACTCAAACTAGTCTGCCACCTGATATGTACGAATGTCTACGTGTCGCGAATGAGATCACTGTTAATTAA